Proteins found in one Thalassomonas actiniarum genomic segment:
- a CDS encoding efflux RND transporter periplasmic adaptor subunit has translation MIKETFSALAAFGHNKQHTKQRSATGKNKTPASPLFAFVLLSLSASEVFAQEQPLVKTAQVKLWQNGADHSLHCQVQNSHLLQFSSLSRAKLNWVLPAGTRVKKGQLIAKQDGYFLEREIQQLQIDLASAKAEYNYAEKEFQRLYALDKQLVSPSTLNELQRRQELAKFAKARFSEQLKEANYRYQQLEHFAPQDGQLLALQAQPGQYLNVGDNITRLQASASKELVCELPLDLFRENQSLARVEFSMTREHKLTLLRSSNSVKANSQTLQLYLKAADEVQQQLLAGERLQVNISYQDSDLSLLPLDALELTREGSFAWLLGQDNKVKKTPVEVIASQKAYFVVKSGLQSGDRVVTIGKQGLAEQQQVSISGESNWESE, from the coding sequence ATGATCAAAGAAACTTTCTCTGCCCTGGCCGCTTTTGGCCATAACAAGCAACATACAAAGCAGCGATCAGCCACAGGAAAAAATAAGACACCTGCCAGCCCTTTATTTGCTTTCGTTTTACTCTCGCTGAGCGCTAGTGAGGTTTTTGCACAAGAGCAACCGTTGGTAAAAACCGCCCAGGTCAAATTGTGGCAAAACGGTGCGGATCACAGCTTACATTGCCAGGTACAAAACTCGCATTTGCTGCAGTTCTCCAGTCTGAGCCGGGCAAAACTCAACTGGGTATTGCCCGCCGGTACCCGGGTCAAAAAAGGACAACTGATCGCTAAACAGGACGGATATTTTCTCGAACGGGAGATACAGCAACTACAAATTGACCTGGCCAGTGCCAAAGCCGAATATAACTATGCCGAAAAGGAATTTCAGCGCCTTTATGCCCTGGACAAACAACTGGTTTCCCCGTCAACCTTAAATGAACTGCAGCGCCGGCAAGAACTGGCCAAATTCGCCAAAGCCAGGTTTAGCGAGCAACTTAAAGAGGCTAATTACCGCTACCAGCAGCTTGAGCACTTTGCCCCGCAAGATGGCCAATTATTGGCGTTGCAGGCCCAGCCCGGTCAGTATCTCAATGTCGGCGACAATATCACCCGACTGCAGGCATCCGCCAGCAAAGAGCTGGTATGCGAGCTGCCCCTTGATTTGTTTCGCGAAAACCAGAGCCTGGCCCGGGTCGAGTTTTCCATGACCCGGGAGCATAAGCTTACCTTGCTCAGAAGCAGCAATTCGGTAAAAGCCAACAGCCAAACGTTGCAGTTATACCTTAAGGCTGCGGATGAGGTACAACAGCAGTTATTAGCCGGTGAGCGGCTGCAGGTCAACATCAGCTACCAAGATTCAGATTTATCCCTGCTGCCGTTAGACGCACTGGAGTTAACCCGGGAAGGCTCTTTCGCCTGGCTTTTGGGGCAGGACAACAAGGTCAAGAAAACCCCGGTTGAGGTCATCGCCAGCCAAAAAGCCTATTTTGTTGTCAAATCAGGACTGCAAAGCGGAGACCGGGTGGTCACTATCGGCAAACAGGGCCTGGCAGAACAGCAGCAGGTATCCATCAGCGGCGAAAGTAACTGGGAAAGCGAGTAA
- a CDS encoding winged helix-turn-helix domain-containing protein — MNNNEQSYQAGKSLKIGEAVLDIDKSLLEIAGNSIKLEPLPLAFLCFLSEHQGQVVSREQLLAKVWDNRVVSDDSIRKVVKKLREAFGDDAKAPRYIKTVPMKGYALVASVKELPPPPAAKAGKGRNYRLLAGIVVCVLLLILGAGLGQVFFPQTNEHLATDKLATQAPEITRLTQLSGSEIPGSYHPGSQTLVFAFRNNNSDPWQLYSRNIPTGQVNRLTWGPGNYEYPIFSPDGKKIAYLLLQPDELVYKSEIADFDPIKGLSNIENFSANHENKEILSWSANGEALYLASNEPDVFPKEIYRFDLKQQNLQQLTFPNLTGFGDYYAKESPDGKLLAVFRNVADRSFSMFILDLAQKKLLVEKPLTFFPSALVWQDNQQLAISSFKGDFYYYSLSDDRLTEQVGSHPGLNDVFYTCGERCFYMRQHLMDYTDIREVPNPFLARPTFSTRHLESVKADFNPIYSHSGDTWYYTSKDKEKGLLLRQRQGREPELLHRYNPRYVMTNLSLNKQENKLLGKLENRIFVLDLASKELKFISSAMEIVNHPTWKRSGLGIYFMRYEKNQPGLFSYDLDTDILTPLEQGIIRRVELADGRTFFVDDKEDLYQLLDDNSRRFIIHLPFVQANSWQFDGGFLYFSSRQGADIYLNRLHLQSKNKESRVLAKSSSQLEFHLHPDGQRLLLTQSLLADSNLVKVIWSKLD, encoded by the coding sequence ATGAATAATAATGAACAATCTTATCAAGCCGGGAAATCATTAAAAATTGGTGAGGCGGTACTTGATATTGATAAGTCTTTGCTGGAAATTGCCGGCAACAGCATAAAGCTCGAACCCTTACCTTTGGCTTTTTTATGCTTTTTAAGTGAGCACCAGGGGCAGGTTGTCAGCCGCGAACAATTGCTGGCTAAGGTTTGGGATAACCGGGTAGTCTCTGATGATTCTATCCGTAAAGTGGTGAAAAAATTACGGGAAGCCTTTGGCGACGATGCCAAAGCGCCGCGTTATATTAAAACCGTGCCGATGAAAGGTTATGCCCTGGTGGCAAGTGTGAAAGAATTGCCGCCACCTCCGGCCGCCAAAGCCGGTAAGGGGCGCAATTATCGTTTATTGGCGGGAATTGTGGTATGTGTGCTTTTGCTGATACTGGGGGCCGGGCTTGGCCAGGTGTTTTTTCCTCAAACTAACGAGCATTTAGCGACAGATAAACTTGCAACCCAGGCACCTGAAATCACCCGTTTGACCCAATTATCCGGCTCAGAGATTCCCGGCAGTTATCATCCTGGCTCGCAAACCTTAGTGTTTGCCTTTAGAAATAATAATAGCGATCCCTGGCAGCTTTATAGCCGTAATATCCCTACAGGCCAGGTAAACCGATTGACCTGGGGGCCCGGCAATTATGAATACCCGATATTTTCACCGGACGGGAAGAAAATTGCCTATTTACTTTTGCAGCCTGATGAATTGGTGTATAAATCAGAAATTGCCGATTTTGACCCGATCAAAGGACTTTCCAATATTGAAAATTTCTCAGCGAACCACGAGAATAAAGAAATCTTATCCTGGTCTGCAAACGGCGAAGCCCTCTATCTTGCCAGTAATGAGCCTGATGTTTTTCCCAAAGAAATTTACCGCTTTGACCTTAAACAGCAAAACCTGCAGCAGCTGACTTTTCCCAACCTCACCGGGTTTGGCGATTATTACGCCAAAGAGTCTCCCGACGGCAAGCTGCTGGCGGTGTTCAGAAATGTCGCCGATCGCAGTTTTTCCATGTTTATTCTGGATCTGGCGCAGAAAAAGTTGCTTGTTGAAAAGCCGTTAACCTTTTTCCCGTCGGCGCTGGTATGGCAGGACAATCAACAGCTGGCGATATCGAGCTTTAAGGGAGATTTTTATTATTATTCCCTTAGCGATGATCGTTTAACCGAGCAAGTCGGATCGCACCCGGGATTAAACGATGTTTTTTATACCTGCGGTGAGCGCTGTTTTTATATGCGCCAGCATTTAATGGACTATACCGATATCCGCGAGGTACCCAACCCGTTTCTGGCCAGGCCAACATTCAGTACCCGGCACCTGGAGTCGGTGAAAGCCGATTTTAATCCTATTTATAGCCATAGTGGCGATACCTGGTATTACACCAGCAAAGATAAGGAAAAAGGCCTGTTACTCAGGCAAAGGCAGGGGCGTGAGCCTGAGCTGTTGCATCGTTATAACCCCAGGTATGTGATGACCAATCTCAGCCTTAACAAGCAGGAAAACAAATTACTGGGCAAACTGGAAAACCGGATTTTTGTGCTCGACCTTGCCAGCAAAGAACTCAAGTTTATCAGCAGCGCGATGGAAATTGTCAATCACCCTACCTGGAAGCGCAGTGGCCTGGGGATCTACTTTATGCGTTATGAAAAAAACCAGCCGGGGTTATTTTCCTATGATCTTGATACCGATATATTAACGCCGTTGGAGCAGGGCATTATCCGCCGGGTAGAGCTGGCTGACGGGCGAACCTTTTTCGTTGATGATAAAGAAGACTTATACCAGCTACTTGATGATAACAGCCGGCGTTTTATTATCCATTTGCCTTTTGTACAGGCCAATAGCTGGCAGTTTGACGGCGGATTTTTATATTTCAGCTCGCGCCAGGGGGCCGATATTTATCTTAATCGCTTACATCTGCAGAGCAAAAACAAAGAAAGCCGGGTGCTGGCGAAAAGCAGCTCTCAGCTGGAATTTCATTTACACCCGGATGGACAGCGTTTATTGCTCACCCAGTCATTGCTGGCGGACAGTAATTTGGTTAAAGTGATTTGGTCAAAACTTGATTAA
- a CDS encoding substrate-binding periplasmic protein, whose amino-acid sequence MAVFFSLAARAHGAAGDSKQQKDEQPKSSIVIVTGQFPPLIDEKRTDKGYVSRLVTDVFAQVGIKTEFLFVPWGRALRMVELGREAAVMYFDKNEQRAEFFTFSAPMLRDNWVLFHLRKKDIHWQKLEDLSVYKIGATISYTYTPDFYRLADEKVLNVNWHPYDKQGWKMLMAGRLDIFANTESAWYYAKQEFSSKNLARLAVHSKPLAGQLGHVLFSKAHPDGDYFREQFNLGFTQLKKLKSLADYLPDKVGVPWPDISATSKNMP is encoded by the coding sequence ATGGCTGTGTTTTTCTCGCTGGCTGCCCGGGCGCACGGCGCAGCTGGCGATAGTAAACAGCAAAAGGATGAACAGCCCAAATCTTCTATTGTTATTGTTACCGGACAATTTCCGCCGCTTATTGATGAAAAGCGCACAGACAAGGGTTATGTTTCCCGTTTAGTGACAGATGTTTTTGCCCAGGTGGGCATTAAAACCGAGTTTTTATTTGTACCCTGGGGCCGGGCGCTGCGCATGGTGGAGTTAGGACGCGAAGCCGCGGTGATGTATTTTGACAAGAATGAACAAAGGGCTGAGTTTTTCACTTTCAGCGCCCCTATGCTCAGGGATAACTGGGTATTATTTCACTTGAGAAAGAAAGATATTCACTGGCAAAAACTTGAAGACTTATCGGTTTATAAAATTGGCGCCACTATCAGTTATACCTATACCCCGGACTTTTACCGTCTTGCCGATGAAAAGGTGCTTAATGTCAATTGGCACCCTTACGATAAGCAGGGCTGGAAAATGTTGATGGCGGGACGGCTTGATATTTTTGCCAATACCGAGTCTGCCTGGTATTACGCCAAACAGGAATTTTCTTCAAAAAACCTGGCCCGACTGGCGGTGCACTCCAAACCGCTGGCGGGGCAACTGGGGCATGTCTTGTTTTCCAAAGCACATCCGGATGGCGATTATTTCCGAGAGCAGTTTAACCTGGGCTTCACTCAGCTTAAAAAGCTCAAGAGCTTAGCCGATTACCTGCCGGATAAAGTTGGTGTGCCCTGGCCTGATATCAGCGCCACCTCGAAAAATATGCCTTAA
- a CDS encoding CbbQ/NirQ/NorQ/GpvN family protein, with translation MTVSTNAVTMAIANDDEQTLFYQQQANEVALFEHAYQHELPVLIKGPTGCGKTRFVAHMAQKLNKPLYTVSCHDDLTAADLVGRHLIGPQGTYWQDGPLTRAVREGGICYLDEIVEARKDTTVVLHPLADDRRVLPLERTGELLTAAPGFMLVVSYNPGYQNLLKGMKPSTRQRFVALRFEYPGSDVEQQILIKEGGATPHLANKLVELAHALRRLEQNDLDEGASTRLLIYAAKMISSGMHPLDVCRSCLAEPLSDDPQTVAALMDVAKIYFDES, from the coding sequence ATGACTGTCAGTACGAATGCAGTAACAATGGCGATAGCAAATGATGACGAGCAAACGCTTTTTTATCAGCAACAGGCGAATGAAGTTGCTTTATTTGAGCATGCCTACCAGCATGAATTACCGGTACTGATCAAAGGCCCTACCGGTTGCGGGAAAACCCGGTTTGTTGCCCATATGGCGCAAAAGCTCAATAAACCCCTTTATACCGTGTCTTGTCACGATGATTTAACCGCTGCCGATTTAGTCGGCAGGCACCTGATTGGTCCGCAAGGTACTTACTGGCAGGACGGTCCTTTAACCCGGGCGGTCAGGGAAGGGGGCATTTGTTATCTCGATGAAATTGTCGAGGCGCGTAAAGACACCACTGTGGTTTTGCATCCTTTGGCGGATGATCGCCGGGTGCTGCCGCTGGAGCGTACCGGGGAATTGCTCACCGCCGCCCCCGGTTTTATGCTGGTGGTTTCTTATAACCCGGGTTACCAGAATTTATTAAAAGGTATGAAGCCCAGTACCCGCCAGCGTTTTGTTGCCTTAAGGTTCGAATACCCGGGCAGTGACGTTGAGCAGCAAATTCTTATTAAAGAAGGGGGCGCCACGCCGCATTTAGCCAATAAACTGGTAGAGCTTGCCCATGCGCTGCGCCGCCTGGAGCAAAATGACCTGGACGAAGGTGCCTCTACCCGGTTATTGATTTATGCCGCGAAAATGATTTCCAGCGGCATGCACCCGTTAGATGTTTGCCGCTCTTGCCTGGCGGAGCCGCTGTCGGATGATCCGCAAACGGTGGCGGCGCTGATGGATGTGGCGAAAATCTACTTTGATGAGTCATAG
- a CDS encoding c-type cytochrome, translating into MSESFTKGMARNIYYGGSVFFLLIFLGLTFHTTKEMPQRDHRENLTESVARGKALWEDNNCIGCHTLLGEGAYFAPELGNVYTRRGGDGGFKAFFNGWMKSQPLNIPGRRQMPNFHLNDQEIDDLAEFLKWTSEMDVNNWPPNIEG; encoded by the coding sequence ATGTCCGAAAGCTTTACCAAAGGCATGGCACGAAATATCTACTACGGAGGAAGTGTTTTCTTCTTGTTGATATTTTTGGGCCTGACCTTCCACACAACCAAGGAAATGCCACAAAGAGATCACAGGGAGAATCTCACCGAATCCGTAGCGCGGGGAAAAGCGTTATGGGAAGACAATAACTGCATAGGCTGTCATACCTTGCTTGGTGAAGGTGCTTATTTTGCTCCTGAATTAGGTAATGTTTATACCCGCAGAGGCGGAGACGGGGGCTTTAAGGCATTTTTCAACGGCTGGATGAAATCACAACCACTAAATATTCCGGGTCGTCGTCAAATGCCTAATTTCCACCTTAACGATCAAGAAATTGATGATTTAGCGGAGTTTCTGAAGTGGACCTCAGAAATGGATGTTAATAACTGGCCACCAAATATTGAAGGATAA
- a CDS encoding cbb3-type cytochrome c oxidase subunit I — protein MSTLKFQSQAVAKPYFAFALILFVGQILFGLIMGLQYVVGDFLAGAIPFNVARMVHTNLLIVWLLFGFMGSAYYLVPEEADTELWSPKLAIILFWVFAAAGTATILGYLLVPYSTLAEFTFNELWPTMGREFLEQPTITKIGIVVVALGFLLNLGMTILKGRKTAINMVLMTGLIGLAVFFLFAFYNPENLALDKYFWWFVVHLWVEGVWELIMGAILAYVLIKVTGVDREVIEKWLYVIIAMALISGILGTGHHFYWLTTPEYWQWIGSIFSAIEPLPFFAMVLYAFNMVNRRRREHPNKAATLWALGTSVMAFLGAGVWGFLHTLAPVNYYTHGSQITAAHGHMAFYGAYAMIVMTIISYAMPKLRGIGEANSNKAQVCEMWGFWLMTVAMVFITLFLTGAGILQVWLQRLPESGEALSFMATQDKLALFYWMREVSGVIFLIGLLAYLASFFIGGKEAAKVS, from the coding sequence ATGAGTACTTTAAAATTTCAGTCGCAAGCCGTAGCTAAGCCTTATTTTGCTTTCGCTCTGATCTTGTTTGTCGGTCAAATCCTGTTTGGTTTGATCATGGGGCTTCAGTATGTGGTCGGTGATTTTCTTGCCGGCGCTATCCCCTTTAACGTTGCCCGTATGGTGCACACCAACTTATTAATCGTTTGGTTGCTCTTTGGTTTTATGGGCTCTGCCTACTACCTGGTGCCGGAAGAGGCCGATACCGAGCTGTGGAGCCCGAAACTGGCGATTATCCTGTTCTGGGTATTTGCCGCTGCCGGTACCGCTACTATCTTAGGGTATCTGTTGGTGCCTTATTCAACGCTGGCAGAGTTTACCTTTAACGAGTTATGGCCAACCATGGGACGCGAGTTCCTGGAGCAGCCGACCATTACCAAAATTGGTATTGTGGTGGTCGCCCTGGGCTTCTTGTTAAACTTAGGCATGACGATATTAAAAGGCCGTAAAACCGCTATCAACATGGTGTTGATGACAGGTTTAATTGGTCTGGCGGTATTCTTCCTGTTTGCTTTCTATAACCCGGAAAACCTGGCGCTGGATAAATACTTCTGGTGGTTCGTGGTGCACTTATGGGTAGAAGGTGTTTGGGAATTGATCATGGGTGCTATCTTAGCTTATGTCTTGATCAAGGTAACCGGCGTTGACCGTGAAGTGATTGAAAAATGGCTATATGTCATCATCGCCATGGCGTTGATCTCAGGTATCTTAGGTACCGGCCACCACTTCTACTGGTTAACAACACCTGAATACTGGCAATGGATCGGTTCTATCTTCTCGGCTATTGAACCGTTACCTTTCTTTGCCATGGTATTATATGCCTTTAATATGGTGAATCGCCGCCGCCGTGAGCATCCGAACAAAGCGGCTACCCTTTGGGCGCTGGGTACCTCGGTCATGGCATTTTTAGGCGCCGGTGTCTGGGGCTTCCTGCATACGTTAGCACCGGTGAACTATTATACCCATGGTTCACAAATCACCGCAGCTCACGGCCATATGGCGTTTTACGGGGCGTATGCCATGATAGTGATGACCATCATTTCATATGCCATGCCTAAACTGCGCGGTATCGGCGAAGCCAACAGCAACAAAGCGCAGGTTTGTGAAATGTGGGGCTTCTGGCTGATGACGGTAGCCATGGTGTTTATCACCTTGTTCCTGACCGGCGCCGGTATCCTGCAGGTATGGTTACAGCGTCTGCCTGAGTCCGGTGAAGCATTGAGCTTTATGGCGACACAGGATAAGCTGGCGCTCTTCTACTGGATGCGTGAAGTCTCCGGGGTGATCTTCTTAATCGGCCTGCTGGCGTATCTTGCCAGCTTCTTTATCGGCGGTAAAGAAGCTGCAAAAGTAAGCTAA
- the aroQ gene encoding gamma subclass chorismate mutase AroQ: protein MKLLSKKSYLLLFICFFSPFSAFAQTQANEPGKSYLYQLINSRLGYMQAVALYKWQHQRAIEDSAREQVVIEKSVAKAMEQGLTSEEITPFFQIQITLAKKIQAYYHKRWSGHGVPTQLLLPENAPSLEKIRAELISLGADIITRLAATDSSKASHDFEQFKQVVQHAALDINDKAALFKALSRIKPQPYASRLDRILSEKILYVGTTGDYRPFSFYADNKRAGIDIVLARDLARTLGASAVFLPTSWPGLLADLGTGQYDIMMSGISKKLFRQQLGLFSDSYHSGGKTPISLCRKKHQYNSLEKIDHPQTRLIVNKGGTNQRFVNQHIKQAQVLVHGDNTTVFEQILAGRADVMITDKIEVAVQAKNHPQLCGTMNGTLSYSAKAFLLGRDLIWLEYVDTWLEQVKNDGTLKQVFEQYL, encoded by the coding sequence ATGAAATTATTATCTAAGAAATCATATCTGCTACTTTTCATTTGTTTTTTTAGCCCTTTTTCCGCATTTGCACAAACACAAGCTAATGAGCCGGGCAAGAGTTATCTCTATCAGCTGATCAATAGCCGCTTGGGCTATATGCAGGCGGTGGCCCTGTATAAATGGCAACATCAACGGGCCATTGAAGATTCAGCAAGAGAGCAGGTGGTTATTGAGAAAAGTGTCGCCAAGGCCATGGAACAAGGGCTAACGTCAGAAGAGATCACGCCGTTTTTTCAAATACAAATCACCTTAGCGAAAAAAATCCAGGCTTACTACCACAAGCGTTGGAGCGGGCACGGGGTGCCGACCCAGCTATTGTTACCCGAGAATGCCCCCTCCCTTGAAAAAATCCGTGCCGAGCTGATCAGCTTAGGGGCTGATATTATTACCCGTTTGGCGGCAACAGATAGCAGTAAAGCAAGCCATGATTTTGAGCAATTTAAGCAAGTTGTTCAGCACGCTGCGCTGGATATAAATGATAAGGCGGCCTTATTTAAGGCACTGTCCCGGATTAAACCACAGCCTTATGCCAGCCGCTTAGATCGCATTCTCTCGGAAAAAATTCTCTATGTCGGTACTACCGGGGATTACCGGCCGTTTTCATTTTATGCTGACAATAAAAGGGCCGGTATCGATATAGTACTCGCCCGCGATTTAGCCCGGACTCTGGGGGCCAGCGCCGTTTTTCTTCCTACCAGTTGGCCTGGGTTATTAGCTGATCTTGGCACCGGGCAATACGATATTATGATGAGCGGCATCTCGAAAAAGCTGTTTCGCCAGCAGCTTGGTCTGTTCTCTGACAGTTACCATAGTGGCGGTAAAACGCCGATTTCCCTGTGCCGAAAAAAGCATCAATATAATTCCCTGGAGAAAATAGATCATCCGCAGACCCGGCTTATCGTCAATAAGGGGGGGACCAATCAGCGCTTTGTCAATCAGCATATCAAACAGGCACAGGTACTTGTCCATGGGGATAATACCACGGTGTTTGAGCAAATTTTAGCGGGCAGGGCGGATGTGATGATCACCGATAAAATAGAGGTGGCGGTGCAGGCGAAAAACCATCCTCAGCTATGCGGCACTATGAATGGCACCTTAAGTTATTCTGCCAAGGCTTTTTTGCTGGGCAGGGATCTGATCTGGCTTGAATATGTCGATACCTGGCTTGAGCAGGTGAAAAATGACGGCACCCTTAAACAGGTCTTTGAGCAATATCTGTAA
- the radA gene encoding DNA repair protein RadA, with product MAKAKTKISYVCSECGTDYPRWQGNCGACKAWNTIVEFKEAKVATQRTAQTSAGYSVQDTEIEKLSEVSDQQLHRYKTGSSEFDRVLGEGIVHGSVVLLSGSPGAGKSTLLIDVLSRLSQIAPALYVSGEESKNQIKDRGDRLKLDLSKIDIMTTGDIERICQVALDRGHKFLVIDSIQTMFLTGIDSSPGNVTQVKESAAYLNRASKEHGITTIIIVHETKDGSISGPQTLSHIGDATLRIARESDSKYRTIRADKNRFGSAEEIGTLAMMADGLKDVTNPSAIFLEHGSVEASGNIAYASAEGRRTLLVNLQSLVDVSNGEIPQRGVVGVDYKRLSMLLAVMRKRMSVSIGDNDIYINVVGGLKLNETGTDVPMLLAMLSSFRDKILSSKTLAFGEVGLSGEVRPVPMGQERIKEAIRNGFEIVIVPKKNYHKSLETQGVKLIPISQVSELENVFDLAT from the coding sequence ATGGCGAAAGCAAAAACAAAAATCAGTTATGTCTGCTCGGAATGCGGCACCGATTATCCGCGCTGGCAGGGCAATTGCGGCGCCTGTAAGGCATGGAATACCATAGTTGAATTTAAGGAAGCCAAGGTCGCGACCCAGAGAACCGCGCAGACCTCGGCGGGTTATTCGGTGCAGGATACTGAGATTGAAAAACTCAGCGAAGTCTCCGATCAGCAACTGCACCGCTATAAAACCGGCAGCAGCGAGTTTGACCGGGTGTTAGGCGAAGGCATAGTACACGGCTCTGTGGTGTTGCTTTCCGGTTCACCGGGGGCGGGCAAATCAACCTTGCTTATTGATGTCTTGTCCCGGTTGAGCCAAATTGCCCCGGCGCTTTATGTCAGCGGCGAGGAAAGTAAAAACCAGATCAAGGACAGGGGCGATCGGTTGAAGCTGGATTTAAGCAAAATTGATATCATGACCACGGGCGATATCGAGCGCATCTGCCAGGTGGCGCTGGATAGGGGTCATAAATTTCTGGTGATCGACTCCATACAAACCATGTTTTTAACCGGCATAGATTCTTCTCCGGGTAATGTCACCCAGGTTAAAGAGTCGGCGGCTTATTTAAACCGGGCATCGAAAGAGCACGGTATCACCACTATTATCATTGTCCATGAAACCAAAGACGGCAGCATCAGCGGCCCGCAAACCCTGAGTCATATCGGCGATGCTACTTTGCGCATAGCCCGGGAGTCGGACTCTAAATATCGCACCATTCGCGCCGATAAAAACCGTTTCGGCAGCGCCGAAGAAATCGGCACCCTGGCGATGATGGCGGACGGCCTAAAAGATGTGACCAACCCTTCGGCGATTTTTTTAGAGCACGGCAGTGTCGAAGCCTCGGGTAATATTGCCTATGCTTCGGCAGAAGGGCGCAGGACTTTATTGGTGAACCTGCAATCTTTGGTGGATGTCAGTAACGGCGAGATCCCGCAGCGGGGCGTGGTCGGGGTGGATTATAAGCGTTTGTCCATGCTGCTGGCGGTGATGCGTAAACGCATGTCGGTGTCCATCGGTGATAATGACATTTATATCAATGTTGTCGGCGGGTTGAAGCTTAATGAAACCGGCACCGATGTGCCTATGTTGCTGGCGATGCTGTCGTCGTTTCGCGATAAGATCCTCTCCAGTAAAACCTTAGCCTTTGGCGAAGTCGGTCTTTCCGGGGAAGTGCGCCCTGTGCCTATGGGACAAGAACGTATCAAGGAAGCGATCCGTAACGGTTTTGAAATTGTGATCGTGCCCAAGAAAAATTACCATAAGAGCCTGGAAACCCAGGGGGTGAAACTTATCCCCATCAGTCAGGTTTCTGAGCTGGAAAATGTTTTTGACTTGGCTACCTGA
- a CDS encoding DUF1330 domain-containing protein has protein sequence MAYEMLVALEVIDDENYQAYRQAMKPILTTYGGGFGADFRVSEVLLPQESPNINRVFTIYFRDEAAKNDFFADGDYLKVKAEYFETSVASTRILASYGRE, from the coding sequence ATGGCATATGAAATGTTAGTGGCATTAGAAGTTATTGATGATGAAAATTATCAAGCCTACCGCCAGGCGATGAAGCCGATTTTGACCACTTATGGCGGCGGATTTGGTGCCGACTTTCGTGTCTCTGAGGTGTTACTGCCGCAAGAATCGCCAAACATTAATCGGGTTTTTACCATTTATTTTCGTGATGAAGCGGCAAAAAACGACTTTTTTGCCGACGGCGATTACCTTAAGGTCAAAGCTGAATATTTTGAAACCTCTGTGGCCAGTACCCGTATTTTAGCGAGCTACGGGCGTGAATAA